TTATCCTCTTTTTCACCAACGTACACAGCCAAATGACCCTTTGGTACAATCATTTCCTTCTGCTCCATGAAATCTTGCCCGACCCGAATATAACCCGAATTTGGTCTTGTAAAATTAAGACCTTTAGCACCATACTTCAACAAATTTCCCAAATTACATAGCTTTGAAATTGCTCTTGTTGCATAATTAGAGGATCCTAACCGTTTGTAGCTGATTCTTCCCCttcttctcctatgaataaaCCACTTGAAAACTCTCACTAGCCTTCTTCCAATCCTGAATCCTCTCACTTTCCCCATACTTTTATTAACTGATTCGGAAGATAAACTATCAGTTAATGACGTGTTTGATGCTTGTTGCCAAGATAGATATTTTACCGTCTCGATATAAGAACTGACGCTTTCTAACCCACTATAATTATAGATGATTTCCGCCTCGAAGGAGGTCTAAGgatggtagtgtgtacgcagagaCCTTCCTCTACCTTGAAGGTATCTCCGCCTCgagatcaacaacaacaacaatagcaaatCTAGGGTAACCCCAACAGTGGGGTTTGGGGAGAATAGTAtatacgcagatcttaccctACCTTAAAAGATATTTCCGCCTGGAGATCAAAAGTATCAATTTTTTCTTTGGTAGAATAAAGGGGATTCTTGAAATTGGCTATTGATAAAGCATTTCAAGAAGTTGTAACTGAAAATCTGAAGTTGAATGGAGTTTAATATTGATGGAGTACTTTTTTTTAGGGACCGTTTGGCTTCTTGTAGAGTAGTAATGGTGATGATAAAGTAGtattaattaaaagaaagtaAAGAGCCAAAGACTAACTATCAATGGGATAAAAAAGGAAGCAAAGAGCCAAAGACTAACTATAAATGGGACAAGAAAGGACAATACGTATATAGAGGATTTATATAGCTTACTTTGATTTGTTTTGAACTGAGACCAGTTATTATTGCAACCAAGAATAATAAGTCAAGAGATAGTACTATAACAAGTTgtacaaacaaaacaagaatgaGGTTTTCTTGTTGTAGATGACTATGTATATGATGTGGAGGATTATGGCAAGTCAAACATGGTGGAAGTATACATAACTATGTATATATAGCATTTTTTTTTGGTAGATGAAAGATGAAGTGGCTGGCACAAACAAAAGTGAGACTTGATCAGAAAAATTGTTTGActttgagatttatattgtgaagGAAAATAAATATGTGAAAAAATCCTTAAGTGATTTTTTGTAATTATGTCATTAACTAAAATTTGCACGAAGTATTACAAGAAATTACATTCCTCATTTGACAATTAAATTAACTCTCATTTCAAGAAGTAAgattatattattaaatattaagGTATATATATATTACGAGCAAAAAATCTCTTGCTAGTGAAAGTAAGAATAGCAAGGTTAGGATC
This DNA window, taken from Nicotiana tabacum cultivar K326 chromosome 15, ASM71507v2, whole genome shotgun sequence, encodes the following:
- the LOC107799281 gene encoding auxin-responsive protein SAUR36-like produces the protein MGKVRGFRIGRRLVRVFKWFIHRRRRGRISYKRLGSSNYATRAISKLCNLGNLLKYGAKGLNFTRPNSGYIRVGQDFMEQKEMIVPKGHLAVYVGEKEDNACRVLVPVIYFNHPLFADLLRETEMEYGFNHSGGIQIPCRISEFEYVQSRIAATGGGGRRRGRQSWRHKYW